ATAAAGCAAATGCTATAAATGTTATAATTTTTAATTTTCTAGTCCCTTATAAAGTAGATTTTATTAATTTAGATAAGAAAGATAAATTAGAATATAAATACGATAATTTTTATATAGCAATTAATGGAACTTATTTTGCTAAAAAAGATGATAAATATTTTACAGTAGCGGGAGTGGTAGATGATAATAACATAATTTCTTTTCCCGTCGAATATAGGCCTAGTAGGGGATATTTTAGTGTATTAAAAGATAAAGATAATAAAAACTTAATAACTATTTTTGATTATTTAACTAATATAAGATATGAGTTTATAAAATTGGTAAATACAACAAAGAAAATGTATGATATTGATATTCTCTTACAATCTGGGCCGCTAATATATAAAGATTACAGTTATGTAATAGATTTAGATAAAGAAGCATTTGGAGAAAAAGGGAATAACATAATAAAAGAAGCTGCTAGAACCTTAATAGTTAATACTCAAGATAATACTTTAAACATTATTTCAGTTATACCTTATAATTATGAAAGAAATAAAGGATTAAATATATATGATATTCCTAATTTTTTAAGTAATTTAAATTCTAATAATTTAGTAACTAATATAAAAGATGTATTGAATTTAGATGGTGGTAGTTCTGTTAATTTCTATATTAACTCAAATTTAATAAATTCAGTTTATTCAAATAAAATAAATCCATATAAATCTCAAAATTATCTAATTTTTAAAACAGATATAAAAGATTATTATTATAAAAATAGTTTAACTTATTATTATTATTTTCCAGGGGTAGTAGATTATTTTTACAATGAAAAAGAAATAATAAAAAAGAAAGGAAAATATTTTATAACTTTTAATAACGGAATAACAACATTTGATAAATTCATTGATTTTTAATTTTAATTAATTATGTTATTTTTATTTTTTAGATACCATGTTATGGTGAAGCACAGACATCCTTATTCTTATTTATATTATATATTATTTTATTAATTCATTTTTTATAACATTTGAAGTAAGCTAAAATTAGTTTAAAATAATAAAAAAATTAAGAATCTCTTTTATTAATTGGTCCTCGCGAAGGTCCGTGAGATTCAAGATTAATATTATTTAACTCATCTTTAGCTTGAGAGCTAATTTCTACTCTGTCTTCTATAAAATTTTTATTGTTTTCTATATTATCTTCATTAATATTACTCTTAGAAGATTCATTATAAGTTACAAATTCATCTCTCTCTACAATATAAGGATTCTTACTTATCCCCCATTCTTTTCCGATTGAAAACATATTCAACACCTCCTTTTATAAAATATTTACTTTACCTACTGAACAATTAAAATATAATATTAAAAAAAAAAAAATCAACTAAAAAAAGTTAAATTTTTTAAAAAAAAGTTAATTTTTTAAATTTTTTTTTAATTTTTTTAATTAATAATATGTTTGAATTATTATAATATATTTAAATTATTTCTAGCTTTATACCAGAATTTTTAAAATTTGAAAATTTATATATATTTTTTCTTATTGAGTAGCTGGCATGTTTGATTCTCATTTTTCAAAAAATATTTATCTTCTTCAGTATGATTTATTTCTTCTTGGAAATATATTTCCTCTAGTTGGGCAAGCTGAAGCTGAGACATAATCGTGAGAATACCAATTTTTATAAACATCTATAATTTTTAGGGATGAATTTATAAATTTATTTATAATTATTTTGGTTTTCTGGGAATTAACGTATATTTGTCTTTTAGCGTCTATAAAATTATTTGGTTCTAATTTAGGGATATTATTTGATGAATTTAGGTATTCATTACTGATTTTGTTTTCTTGAAAAATTTCAGATTTCAAAGAATTTATAAGAATATTAACAATTTTCTGTTGAATTTTTAGCAAATCTACAATATTATTAAAAAAATTAGTATTCTGTTTAATAAAAATATTTTTATTTTCATTTATACAATTAAAACTAAATAATTGATTAGATCTATAAAAATCTATATTTTTAACATGCACTTTATAATCCCTCCCTTTTTATTATTTTTAGTTAGTTAAAAATTACATATTGTTTAATTACCAATTTTTGTTAATATTTTTTCACTTACTTGATAAACATTATTTATTTATTTTAAAAAATTTTTAAAAAAAAAAATATAAAAAATGTAAAAAATGTTAATTTTATTTTAAAAATTGTTAAAATATTTTTAACTAAATATTTTAGCATAGATTAAATGGACTTAAAAAACAAAATTATTAGCTTAATTAACAATAAATAAATGTAAGCTTAACTTTTAAAAGGTATAATTTATACCTATATAAAAATTCCTTTTATATCCAGGATACTTAGTAACTGGAGCATTAGCACTATAACTTAAAGGATAATAGTATTTTTCATTAAATAAATTATTAACATAAAAAGTTATATAAGAATTTTTATCAATAAAATAATTTACAGTTAAATTAGCAATAGTATATGGTTTTACTTTAAAATCGGAAGGGATAGGATAAGATAATGAAGCAGCTTGTATTAATCTTCTTACATCATCTATTAAGGTTTCAGAAGTATACTTAACTTCTAATGCTACACTTAAATTATTTTTAAATTTATAACCATATTTTACTAAAGCTAGTAATTTAGGGGAATTAGGCATATACTCAAAAATGCCGGGTATTGGATTTGTTATTCTAACATTTGAATAAGAAGTAGAAAACCTGAAAAAACTTTTATCATCTATCTGATAAACATAATCTATAAAAGCTCCTATATTTTCTAAGTCAGCTAAATTTTTATAACCTATTATAGTAAAAGCAAAGATTGTAGGAGCAGGCTGCTCATAGATAAGATCTTTTATTTTATTTTTGTAAATACAAAAAGTAAAATAACTTTTATTATTTTTTTCCAATTTTTCTTTATAATAAACAAGTTCGAAAGTGTGATGTTTTTCATAAGACAAAGTAAGAGGTACTAAAGATGCTGGATCCAAATAAGCATTCCAATAAGCATTCCTATATACCTCAAATAATGAAGGAAATCTGACATTTTGAGAATAAATGAGCTTTAATGAGCTATTCTCATTTAATAACTTAATCAAAGCAAACTTAGGAATAAAAACAGGAGAAACCATTACATTAGTAATTTTAAATTCATTAATACCAAAAATAGGAGAATCATAGATATAATATTTATCTTTATAAATATTAGCATAATTATCATATTTTCCTCCCAATGCTAATATCAAATCATTTCTTAAATAATAATCTAAATGGAAATATAAA
The Spirochaetota bacterium DNA segment above includes these coding regions:
- a CDS encoding phosphodiester glycosidase family protein; amino-acid sequence: KANAINVIIFNFLVPYKVDFINLDKKDKLEYKYDNFYIAINGTYFAKKDDKYFTVAGVVDDNNIISFPVEYRPSRGYFSVLKDKDNKNLITIFDYLTNIRYEFIKLVNTTKKMYDIDILLQSGPLIYKDYSYVIDLDKEAFGEKGNNIIKEAARTLIVNTQDNTLNIISVIPYNYERNKGLNIYDIPNFLSNLNSNNLVTNIKDVLNLDGGSSVNFYINSNLINSVYSNKINPYKSQNYLIFKTDIKDYYYKNSLTYYYYFPGVVDYFYNEKEIIKKKGKYFITFNNGITTFDKFIDF